A genomic region of Candidatus Bathyarchaeota archaeon contains the following coding sequences:
- a CDS encoding nucleotidyltransferase domain-containing protein, whose protein sequence is MKNKHSADKPIKLFDEIEVIYDSNRWILLKKLRDKAEKIMKVLQEAGLEAMVHGSIARGDVDAYSDIDIIIPYVIPSHKVEAALTLKNFIIYSKKMTQATPSHTIKAHLYLDPLEKVSVTFPLLPFKDLELEFYRFGGLASLKELITNIRVPGCTKKLTFIEPTLRGHKEFSIIGREKEVAKKLNISIEIINERIRVLTRRDKIGRTGVFLDKKLRLEESFEYALKELMDNNPAIRRVYSSRVKE, encoded by the coding sequence TTGAAAAATAAACATTCAGCTGATAAACCTATAAAACTTTTTGATGAAATAGAAGTTATATATGATTCAAATAGATGGATTCTCTTAAAAAAACTTAGAGATAAAGCTGAAAAAATAATGAAAGTATTGCAAGAAGCAGGATTAGAAGCTATGGTGCATGGAAGTATAGCTAGAGGAGATGTTGATGCTTACAGCGACATAGATATAATTATTCCATATGTTATACCATCGCATAAAGTTGAAGCTGCTTTAACACTTAAAAACTTTATTATTTACTCTAAAAAAATGACTCAAGCTACTCCAAGCCATACAATTAAAGCTCATCTATATTTAGATCCATTAGAAAAGGTTTCAGTAACATTTCCTTTATTACCTTTTAAAGATTTAGAACTTGAATTTTACAGGTTTGGAGGCTTAGCAAGCTTAAAAGAATTAATTACAAATATAAGAGTTCCTGGATGCACTAAAAAATTAACTTTTATTGAACCAACTTTAAGGGGTCATAAAGAATTCTCTATTATTGGAAGAGAAAAAGAAGTTGCTAAAAAATTAAACATTAGCATTGAGATTATAAATGAAAGAATTAGAGTTTTAACTAGGAGAGATAAAATTGGTAGAACAGGAGTTTTTTTAGATAAAAAATTAAGGCTTGAAGAATCTTTTGAATATGCTTTAAAAGAGTTAATGGATAATAATCCTGCAATTCGAAGAGTTTATTCTTCAAGAGTAAAAGAATAA
- a CDS encoding 30S ribosomal protein S7, with translation MSRKSLKQLSETIKLFEEWSLEGIEVSDPGLKPYISLKPILIPHSGGRHEHQKFKKSTINIVERLVNNMMRHGRCGGKKMKAASIVRNAFKIINLKTGKNPVEVLIKAIENAAPCEEVTRIVYGGVAYPVSVDISPQRRIDLALRHITEGARQAAFGNPKTIDECLAEEIILAANRDSRSFAVKKRDEIERIALSSR, from the coding sequence TTGAGTAGGAAAAGCTTAAAACAATTAAGTGAAACTATAAAACTGTTTGAAGAATGGAGTTTAGAAGGAATAGAGGTTTCAGATCCAGGGCTTAAACCTTATATTTCACTTAAACCTATTTTAATTCCTCATAGCGGAGGCCGTCATGAACATCAAAAATTCAAAAAATCAACAATAAATATTGTTGAGCGTTTAGTTAATAACATGATGAGGCATGGTAGATGCGGCGGTAAAAAAATGAAGGCAGCTTCAATAGTTAGAAACGCCTTTAAAATAATTAACTTGAAGACTGGAAAAAATCCCGTGGAAGTTTTAATTAAAGCTATAGAAAATGCAGCTCCATGCGAAGAGGTAACAAGAATAGTTTATGGTGGAGTAGCTTACCCAGTTTCTGTTGATATTTCCCCACAAAGAAGAATAGATTTAGCTTTAAGGCATATAACTGAAGGTGCTAGACAAGCAGCTTTTGGAAATCCAAAAACAATAGATGAATGCTTAGCTGAAGAAATAATTCTTGCAGCTAATAGAGATTCAAGAAGTTTCGCTGTAAAAAAGAGGGATGAAATAGAAAGGATAGCTTTATCTTCTAGATAA
- a CDS encoding TRAM domain-containing protein yields the protein MSFKKKRFSDRPFPKPVELGKEYEVDIKETSQRGDGVARIQGFVIFVPNTKPGDHLTVKITRIGRRFAIAEAV from the coding sequence TTGAGTTTTAAGAAAAAACGCTTCAGCGATAGACCTTTCCCAAAACCTGTTGAACTTGGAAAAGAATACGAAGTTGATATTAAAGAAACAAGCCAAAGAGGCGATGGAGTAGCTAGAATTCAAGGTTTTGTAATTTTCGTTCCAAATACAAAACCTGGAGATCATTTAACAGTTAAAATAACTAGAATAGGAAGAAGATTTGCAATCGCTGAAGCAGTGTAA
- the tuf gene encoding translation elongation factor EF-1 subunit alpha — protein MSSEKPHLNLVVIGHVDHGKSTTMGHLLYEIGAVDQKTMETLREESLKTGMGDSFMYAYVLDRLKEERERGVTIDLAYQKFETKKYYFTLIDCPGHRDFIKNMITGTSQADCAVLIVSAKKGEFEAGVGPGGQTREHAYLAKTLGVNQILVGINKMDDPTVNYSKERYDECRKELESLLKVVGYDISKTDFIPISGYKGDNLTKPSDKMPWYKGPTLLEALDKFEVPPKPIDKPLRIPVQDVYSITGIGTVPVGRVETGVLKEGDTVVFMPPNIKGEVKSIEMHHVRIPKAIPGDNIGFNVRGVAKTDIHRGDVVGHPDNPPTVAKEFIGQIIVINHPTAIAQGYTPVLHAHTATVATTFAELLQKIDPRTGQVIEEKPSFLKTGDGAIVKFKPLKPLVIEPFSQIPQLGRFAIRDMGMTIAVGVVKEVTQKG, from the coding sequence ATGAGTTCAGAAAAACCTCATTTAAATCTAGTTGTTATAGGTCATGTAGACCATGGGAAAAGCACTACAATGGGTCATTTACTTTATGAAATAGGCGCTGTAGACCAAAAAACAATGGAGACTCTTAGGGAAGAATCTCTTAAAACTGGAATGGGCGATTCATTCATGTATGCTTATGTTCTTGATAGATTAAAAGAGGAAAGAGAAAGAGGTGTAACAATAGATTTAGCATACCAAAAATTTGAAACTAAAAAATACTACTTTACTTTAATAGATTGTCCAGGTCATAGAGACTTCATTAAAAACATGATTACTGGAACAAGCCAAGCTGATTGCGCTGTGCTCATTGTTTCAGCAAAGAAAGGTGAATTTGAAGCTGGTGTAGGTCCAGGTGGACAAACTCGAGAGCATGCCTACTTAGCTAAAACATTAGGTGTAAACCAGATTTTAGTCGGTATAAATAAAATGGATGATCCAACTGTTAACTATTCTAAAGAACGATATGATGAATGCCGAAAAGAGCTTGAATCGTTACTTAAGGTTGTTGGGTACGATATTTCAAAAACCGATTTTATTCCAATTTCAGGTTATAAAGGAGATAATTTAACTAAACCAAGCGATAAAATGCCTTGGTATAAAGGACCAACATTACTTGAAGCTTTAGATAAATTTGAGGTTCCACCTAAGCCTATTGATAAACCGTTAAGAATTCCAGTGCAAGATGTTTATTCAATTACAGGCATTGGAACAGTTCCAGTTGGAAGAGTTGAAACAGGAGTATTAAAAGAGGGAGATACAGTAGTTTTTATGCCACCTAATATTAAGGGAGAAGTTAAATCTATTGAAATGCATCATGTAAGAATTCCTAAAGCTATACCAGGTGACAACATAGGATTTAACGTTAGAGGAGTTGCTAAAACAGATATTCATAGAGGAGATGTTGTAGGTCATCCTGATAATCCACCAACTGTAGCTAAAGAATTTATTGGGCAAATAATTGTTATAAATCATCCAACAGCTATAGCTCAAGGTTACACTCCAGTTTTACATGCTCATACAGCTACTGTAGCTACAACATTTGCTGAATTACTTCAAAAAATAGATCCTAGAACAGGGCAAGTTATAGAAGAGAAACCTTCATTTCTAAAAACTGGAGATGGCGCTATAGTTAAGTTTAAACCTCTTAAACCCTTAGTTATCGAACCTTTCTCTCAAATACCTCAATTAGGAAGATTCGCTATTAGAGATATGGGAATGACTATTGCTGTTGGTGTTGTAAAAGAAGTTACGCAAAAAGGTTAA
- a CDS encoding TIGR00269 family protein: MICSICRKNEAFYFRVYEGVKFCKNCFKKSIEKKVRKTILKYKMFERDDRIAVAVSGGKDSLTLLTILKKIESKFPSAELLAFVIDEGIKGYRDEALKLTVEYCKALDIPLKIFSFKNFYGLTMDEIIAIDPLCFPCSYCGVLRRKAIDKAAKELNADKVATAHNLDDETQTFLLNIFHGDIYRLIRSGPKLIDLENKFIPKVKPLCEIPEKEITIYAYITNIKFQSIPCPYAHLALRNDIRELLNKIEEKHPGVKFTVFNSMRKIKEALEKHKVELNKCEVCGEPTPSNICEACLMLKKLLAKSFA, encoded by the coding sequence ATGATATGTTCAATTTGCAGGAAAAATGAAGCTTTCTATTTTAGAGTTTATGAAGGAGTGAAATTTTGCAAAAACTGCTTTAAAAAAAGTATAGAGAAAAAAGTTAGAAAAACAATATTAAAATATAAAATGTTTGAGAGAGATGATAGAATAGCTGTAGCTGTATCTGGTGGTAAAGATAGTTTAACATTATTAACTATACTAAAAAAGATTGAAAGCAAATTTCCTTCAGCTGAGCTTCTAGCTTTTGTAATAGATGAGGGAATAAAAGGTTATCGGGATGAAGCTTTAAAATTAACTGTAGAATACTGCAAAGCTTTAGATATACCATTAAAAATTTTTTCATTTAAAAACTTCTATGGTTTAACAATGGATGAAATAATCGCTATTGATCCTTTATGCTTCCCATGTAGTTACTGTGGTGTTTTAAGAAGAAAAGCGATAGATAAAGCAGCTAAAGAATTAAATGCAGATAAAGTTGCTACAGCCCATAACTTGGATGATGAAACTCAAACTTTTTTATTAAATATTTTTCATGGCGATATATATAGGCTAATACGTTCTGGACCAAAATTAATTGATTTAGAAAATAAATTTATCCCGAAAGTTAAGCCTTTATGTGAAATTCCAGAAAAAGAAATAACAATTTATGCTTATATAACGAACATAAAATTTCAATCTATTCCATGTCCTTACGCTCATTTAGCTTTAAGAAACGATATTAGGGAATTGCTTAATAAAATTGAGGAAAAACATCCAGGTGTAAAATTTACAGTTTTTAATTCAATGCGAAAAATTAAGGAAGCTTTAGAAAAACATAAAGTTGAATTAAATAAATGCGAAGTTTGCGGAGAACCCACTCCATCAAATATTTGTGAAGCATGTTTAATGCTGAAGAAACTTCTCGCTAAATCTTTTGCATAA
- the lysS gene encoding lysine--tRNA ligase — MEKKIIGKGIWLDKVAYAVIEKEKKLGRLNLLRVESGLGASGFPHLGSFADAIRAYGVKLAIENLGYKAEYIAFSDDMDGLRKVPKGLPKTLEKHLGKPVTSIPDPFKCHESYGVHMSSLLLEALDKCGVEYNFFSATEAYKKGLFLNEIEEILKHSKKVGEIIKEELLQEKYTEVLPYFPICANCGRIYTTKALEWFPKERKVRYICDGIDIHGKWIEGCKYEGDADYYKGEGKLSWKVEFAARWVALKINFEAYGKDIADSVRVNDRITREIFKTTPPTHVRYEMFLDKSGKKISKSTGNVFTPQLWLKYGSPQSLILLMFKRITGSREISVFDIPKYMDEIDELEDIYFGKIKLSDKIEETKLRGLYEYCWLLKPPNTPSIHIPYNLLVYLAKVSPKGSEKTFIINKLKLYGYKINEQSKNLEERINYALNWVKDFSEIKETHVEMNDKEKKAIQELIEIIKVEKDENKLQSAIFEVAKKTELQPKEFFKLLYKVLLGTSQGPRLGPYIIAMGNENVIKALERALKSTGN; from the coding sequence TTGGAAAAGAAGATTATAGGAAAAGGAATATGGCTAGATAAAGTGGCTTATGCCGTTATTGAAAAAGAAAAGAAACTTGGTAGATTAAATCTTTTAAGAGTGGAAAGCGGCTTAGGGGCTTCAGGCTTTCCACATTTAGGAAGCTTCGCTGATGCTATAAGAGCTTATGGAGTCAAATTAGCTATTGAAAATTTAGGTTATAAAGCTGAATATATAGCGTTTTCAGATGATATGGATGGTTTACGTAAAGTCCCAAAGGGTTTACCTAAAACTCTTGAGAAACATCTAGGTAAACCTGTAACATCAATTCCAGATCCATTTAAATGTCATGAAAGTTATGGTGTACATATGAGTTCTCTTCTACTTGAAGCTTTAGATAAATGCGGTGTTGAATACAATTTTTTTTCAGCAACAGAAGCTTATAAAAAAGGTTTATTTTTAAATGAAATAGAGGAAATTTTGAAACATTCTAAAAAAGTTGGGGAAATAATTAAGGAGGAGCTTTTACAAGAAAAATACACTGAAGTTTTACCTTATTTTCCAATATGCGCTAACTGCGGTAGAATATATACAACAAAAGCGTTAGAATGGTTTCCTAAAGAAAGGAAAGTAAGATATATATGCGATGGAATAGACATTCATGGAAAGTGGATTGAAGGATGCAAGTATGAAGGTGATGCTGATTACTATAAAGGTGAAGGAAAATTAAGTTGGAAAGTAGAATTTGCAGCTAGATGGGTTGCTTTAAAAATAAATTTTGAAGCTTATGGTAAAGATATAGCAGATTCAGTTAGAGTGAACGATAGAATAACAAGAGAAATATTTAAAACAACTCCTCCAACTCATGTTAGATACGAAATGTTTCTAGATAAATCTGGGAAAAAAATATCGAAATCAACTGGAAATGTTTTCACCCCTCAACTTTGGTTGAAATACGGTTCTCCTCAATCCCTTATTCTTTTAATGTTTAAAAGAATAACCGGTTCAAGGGAAATTTCAGTTTTTGATATCCCAAAATATATGGATGAAATAGATGAACTAGAAGATATTTATTTTGGAAAAATTAAACTTTCAGATAAAATAGAAGAAACTAAACTTAGAGGTTTATATGAGTATTGTTGGTTGCTTAAACCTCCAAATACACCGTCAATTCATATCCCTTATAATCTTTTAGTTTATTTAGCTAAAGTTTCACCTAAAGGTTCGGAAAAAACCTTTATAATAAACAAACTTAAACTTTACGGGTACAAAATAAATGAGCAATCAAAAAACTTGGAAGAAAGAATAAATTATGCGTTAAATTGGGTTAAAGACTTCTCTGAAATTAAAGAAACGCACGTTGAAATGAATGATAAAGAAAAGAAAGCAATTCAAGAATTAATAGAAATAATTAAAGTGGAAAAGGATGAAAATAAACTTCAAAGCGCAATATTTGAAGTTGCAAAGAAAACAGAGCTTCAACCTAAGGAGTTTTTTAAGCTTCTCTATAAAGTTCTTTTAGGTACCTCTCAAGGACCAAGGCTTGGACCTTATATAATTGCTATGGGAAATGAAAATGTAATTAAAGCTTTAGAAAGAGCTTTAAAATCAACTGGAAACTAA
- the rpsJ gene encoding 30S ribosomal protein S10: protein MVSKARIKLSSTDPQGLNAICAEIKEIAEKTGVKFKGPIPLPTKRLIVPTRKSPCGEGSHTWDKWEMRLHKRLMDVDPNERFLKRLMRIKTPENVFIEIELM, encoded by the coding sequence ATGGTTAGTAAAGCAAGAATAAAACTTTCCAGTACGGATCCTCAAGGATTAAACGCTATCTGCGCTGAAATAAAAGAAATAGCTGAAAAAACTGGAGTAAAATTTAAAGGTCCTATTCCGCTTCCAACAAAAAGATTAATTGTTCCAACTAGAAAAAGTCCTTGCGGTGAAGGCAGTCATACATGGGATAAATGGGAAATGAGGCTTCATAAAAGGCTTATGGATGTAGATCCAAATGAACGTTTTTTAAAAAGATTAATGCGAATTAAAACGCCTGAAAACGTCTTTATAGAAATCGAGCTTATGTAA
- a CDS encoding site-2 protease family protein, whose protein sequence is MNEILATLIFYFIFWIVIYIFGKAFKTQEKGLIIKPLYLNYKTTKLNNLLIKASRKGKNIWLIIWNISVALAFGQMIFIIYNLGKNLHLLINKSSQASQVFLLLPGLTVSWNNIPYLFLSLVILLVTHEFAHGIAALIEGIPLKSAGLFILGFIPGGFVEVNEEILKKAETTSKLRVFSAGSSTNLAVGLLILLLMVNFGLTISPFYSSSSSGVLITELIPNGAAEKVGLKKWDVIIALNDTKINDVESLTNFMNNVKPYSTLKVTTKEKVFQLTTQPHKLNASKALIGIYPFNYYEPKFPFIPNYLPYYFFNFGSWSYTILISVALINMLPIQPLDGGKIIEALLDKFAIKRKKEIQVVLSLISASLLGLNLIFSSLTFGFIRI, encoded by the coding sequence TTGAATGAAATTTTAGCTACATTAATTTTTTACTTTATTTTTTGGATTGTAATTTATATTTTTGGGAAAGCTTTCAAAACTCAAGAAAAAGGTTTAATAATAAAACCTTTATATTTGAACTATAAAACTACTAAATTAAACAATTTATTAATTAAAGCCTCTAGAAAAGGTAAAAATATTTGGCTGATTATATGGAATATTAGTGTAGCTTTAGCTTTCGGTCAAATGATTTTTATAATTTATAATCTAGGAAAAAACCTTCATCTTTTAATTAATAAATCAAGTCAAGCCTCTCAAGTCTTTCTTCTTCTACCTGGATTAACTGTGAGCTGGAATAATATTCCATACCTTTTTCTTTCTTTAGTTATTCTTTTAGTTACTCATGAGTTTGCTCATGGAATAGCTGCGTTAATAGAGGGGATTCCATTAAAAAGCGCTGGTTTATTTATTTTAGGTTTTATTCCTGGAGGATTTGTTGAAGTAAATGAAGAAATTTTGAAAAAAGCTGAAACAACTTCGAAACTTAGAGTTTTCTCAGCCGGTTCATCAACTAATTTAGCGGTTGGATTACTAATTCTTCTTTTAATGGTTAATTTTGGGCTTACTATAAGCCCTTTTTACTCATCATCTTCATCAGGTGTTTTAATAACAGAGTTAATACCTAATGGAGCTGCAGAAAAAGTTGGTTTAAAAAAATGGGATGTAATTATAGCGTTAAATGACACAAAGATAAATGATGTAGAGTCATTAACAAATTTTATGAATAATGTGAAGCCTTACTCAACTCTTAAAGTTACAACTAAAGAAAAAGTTTTTCAATTAACAACTCAACCGCATAAGCTTAATGCATCTAAAGCTTTAATAGGTATATATCCCTTTAACTATTATGAACCGAAATTCCCTTTTATCCCAAACTATTTACCTTATTATTTCTTTAATTTTGGAAGTTGGAGCTATACAATATTAATTAGTGTAGCTTTAATTAATATGCTTCCAATTCAACCTCTTGATGGAGGAAAAATAATTGAAGCTTTACTTGATAAATTCGCTATTAAAAGAAAAAAAGAAATTCAGGTAGTGTTAAGTTTAATTTCAGCTAGTTTACTAGGGTTAAACTTAATTTTTTCATCTTTAACTTTTGGTTTTATAAGAATTTGA